The following are encoded together in the Bos mutus isolate GX-2022 chromosome 3, NWIPB_WYAK_1.1, whole genome shotgun sequence genome:
- the TRMT13 gene encoding tRNA:m(4)X modification enzyme TRM13 homolog isoform X3, with amino-acid sequence MEENARKRILCPLDPKHTVYEDRLAKHLKKCNSREKPKPDFFIQDINAGLKDETEIPDQLVPISSLSEEQLENLIKKLRKASEGLNCTLKDQIMSHPALHDALNDPKNGDSAAKHLKQQASILGNIENLKLLGPRRCFVEFGAGKGKLSHWVDIALKDAEKVHFILVEKVTTRFKVDGKHRKKNSVFERLQIDIQHLCLNKIPLLSKEKLPVVGIGKHLCGVATDLALRCLVETYAASCEERNEEPLAKRIKNDKTEKEINTLAKEGNEKNIPEKWTPVAGIVIALCCHHRCDWRHYVGKEYFRALGLGAVDFHYFQRMSSWATCGMRKTTLEASNSSTKRRDKQNDGSEEHDDGGCRITDDSPESLPGFLTVEEKKKIGHLCKLLIDQGRIKYLQQKGFSPTLQYYTDPLVSLENVLLTALPNHSSSPETSA; translated from the exons ATG GAAGAAAATGCTCGGAAAAGAATTCTGTGTCCTTTAGATCCAAAACA cACAGTATATGAAGATCGACTAGCAAAGCATCTGAAAAAGTGTAACTCAAGAGAGAAGCCGAAACCT gACTTCTTTATTCAAGATATTAATGCAGGTTTAAAAGATGAAACCGAAATACCAGATCAATTG GTTCCAATTTCGTCTCTCTCTGAAGAGCAGCTGGAAAACTTaattaagaaattgagaaaagcAAGTGAAG gtttgaactgcacacTTAAAGATCAAATTATGTCCCATCCAGCATTGCATGATGCCCTTAATGACCCTAAAAATGGTGATTCTGCAGCCAAACATCTGAAACAGCAG GCTTCTATTTTAGGTAACATTGAAAATTTAAAGTTACTTGGTCCAAGAAGATGCTTTGTTGAATTTGGAGCAGGAAAGGGAAAATTATCTCATTGGGTTGATATTGCCTTAAAAGATGCTGAAAAAGTTCACTTCATCCTAGTAGAAAAGGTGACCACAAGATTCAAG GTAGATggcaaacacagaaagaaaaattcagtgTTTGAAAGACTTCAAATCGATATTCAACATTTGTGTTTGA ACAAGATTCCTTTgctaagcaaagaaaaactacCTGTTGTAGGAATTGGAAAGCATCTGTGTGGTGTGGCAACAG ATCTTGCATTACGATGTTTGGTTGAAACCTATGCTGCCAGTTGTGAGGAAAGGAATGAAGAACCTTTAGCCAAACGCATAAAgaatgataaaacagaaaaagaaattaacactttggccaaggaaggaaatgaaaaaaatatcccAGAGAAGTGGACCCCTGTGGCTGGCATTGTTATTGCACTCTGTTGTCACCACAGGTGTGATTGGAGACATTATGTGGGCAAAGAATATTTCAGGGCTCTGGGCCTTGGAGCAGTGGATTTCCACTATTTCCAGCGAATGAGTAGTTGGGCGACTTGTGGGATGCGAAAAACGACTTTGGAAGCTTCAAATAGTTCcacaaaaagaagagataaacaGAATGATGGCAGTGAAGAGCATGATGATGGAGGATGCAGAATCACTGATGACAGCCCTGAGAGTTTGCCTGG GTTTCTTACtgttgaagaaaagaagaaaatagggcATCTTTGTAAACTGCTGATTGACCAAGGCCGAATCAAGTATTTACAGCAGAAAGGCTTCAGTCCTACTTTACAGTACTATACAGACCCTCTGGTGTCTTTGGAAAATGTATTGTTAACTGCTTTACCAAATCATTCTTCATCACCAGAAACAAGTGCTTAA
- the TRMT13 gene encoding tRNA:m(4)X modification enzyme TRM13 homolog isoform X4, with product MAAAALTPHGTVFPEEGRCGYFVEKKKRFCRMVVAAGKRFCGEHAGASEEENARKRILCPLDPKHTVYEDRLAKHLKKCNSREKPKPDFFIQDINAGLKDETEIPDQLVPISSLSEEQLENLIKKLRKASEGLNCTLKDQIMSHPALHDALNDPKNGDSAAKHLKQQASILGNIENLKLLGPRRCFVEFGAGKGKLSHWVDIALKDAEKVHFILVEKVTTRFKVDGKHRKKNSVFERLQIDIQHLCLNKIPLLSKEKLPVVGIGKHLCGVATGVIGDIMWAKNISGLWALEQWISTISSE from the exons ATGGCGGCCGCTGCGCTGACGCCGCATGGAACTGTCTTTCCAGAAGAGGGGCGATGCGGTTATTTTGTGGAAAAGAAGAAGCGGTTCTGCAGGATGGTGGTGGCAGCCGGAAAAAGGTTCTGTGGTGAACACGCTGGAGCCTCGGAG GAAGAAAATGCTCGGAAAAGAATTCTGTGTCCTTTAGATCCAAAACA cACAGTATATGAAGATCGACTAGCAAAGCATCTGAAAAAGTGTAACTCAAGAGAGAAGCCGAAACCT gACTTCTTTATTCAAGATATTAATGCAGGTTTAAAAGATGAAACCGAAATACCAGATCAATTG GTTCCAATTTCGTCTCTCTCTGAAGAGCAGCTGGAAAACTTaattaagaaattgagaaaagcAAGTGAAG gtttgaactgcacacTTAAAGATCAAATTATGTCCCATCCAGCATTGCATGATGCCCTTAATGACCCTAAAAATGGTGATTCTGCAGCCAAACATCTGAAACAGCAG GCTTCTATTTTAGGTAACATTGAAAATTTAAAGTTACTTGGTCCAAGAAGATGCTTTGTTGAATTTGGAGCAGGAAAGGGAAAATTATCTCATTGGGTTGATATTGCCTTAAAAGATGCTGAAAAAGTTCACTTCATCCTAGTAGAAAAGGTGACCACAAGATTCAAG GTAGATggcaaacacagaaagaaaaattcagtgTTTGAAAGACTTCAAATCGATATTCAACATTTGTGTTTGA ACAAGATTCCTTTgctaagcaaagaaaaactacCTGTTGTAGGAATTGGAAAGCATCTGTGTGGTGTGGCAACAG GTGTGATTGGAGACATTATGTGGGCAAAGAATATTTCAGGGCTCTGGGCCTTGGAGCAGTGGATTTCCACTATTTCCAGCGAATGA
- the TRMT13 gene encoding tRNA:m(4)X modification enzyme TRM13 homolog isoform X2, with product MTADGNSSREENARKRILCPLDPKHTVYEDRLAKHLKKCNSREKPKPDFFIQDINAGLKDETEIPDQLVPISSLSEEQLENLIKKLRKASEGLNCTLKDQIMSHPALHDALNDPKNGDSAAKHLKQQASILGNIENLKLLGPRRCFVEFGAGKGKLSHWVDIALKDAEKVHFILVEKVTTRFKVDGKHRKKNSVFERLQIDIQHLCLNKIPLLSKEKLPVVGIGKHLCGVATDLALRCLVETYAASCEERNEEPLAKRIKNDKTEKEINTLAKEGNEKNIPEKWTPVAGIVIALCCHHRCDWRHYVGKEYFRALGLGAVDFHYFQRMSSWATCGMRKTTLEASNSSTKRRDKQNDGSEEHDDGGCRITDDSPESLPGFLTVEEKKKIGHLCKLLIDQGRIKYLQQKGFSPTLQYYTDPLVSLENVLLTALPNHSSSPETSA from the exons ATGACAGCAGATGGAAACAGTAGTAGA GAAGAAAATGCTCGGAAAAGAATTCTGTGTCCTTTAGATCCAAAACA cACAGTATATGAAGATCGACTAGCAAAGCATCTGAAAAAGTGTAACTCAAGAGAGAAGCCGAAACCT gACTTCTTTATTCAAGATATTAATGCAGGTTTAAAAGATGAAACCGAAATACCAGATCAATTG GTTCCAATTTCGTCTCTCTCTGAAGAGCAGCTGGAAAACTTaattaagaaattgagaaaagcAAGTGAAG gtttgaactgcacacTTAAAGATCAAATTATGTCCCATCCAGCATTGCATGATGCCCTTAATGACCCTAAAAATGGTGATTCTGCAGCCAAACATCTGAAACAGCAG GCTTCTATTTTAGGTAACATTGAAAATTTAAAGTTACTTGGTCCAAGAAGATGCTTTGTTGAATTTGGAGCAGGAAAGGGAAAATTATCTCATTGGGTTGATATTGCCTTAAAAGATGCTGAAAAAGTTCACTTCATCCTAGTAGAAAAGGTGACCACAAGATTCAAG GTAGATggcaaacacagaaagaaaaattcagtgTTTGAAAGACTTCAAATCGATATTCAACATTTGTGTTTGA ACAAGATTCCTTTgctaagcaaagaaaaactacCTGTTGTAGGAATTGGAAAGCATCTGTGTGGTGTGGCAACAG ATCTTGCATTACGATGTTTGGTTGAAACCTATGCTGCCAGTTGTGAGGAAAGGAATGAAGAACCTTTAGCCAAACGCATAAAgaatgataaaacagaaaaagaaattaacactttggccaaggaaggaaatgaaaaaaatatcccAGAGAAGTGGACCCCTGTGGCTGGCATTGTTATTGCACTCTGTTGTCACCACAGGTGTGATTGGAGACATTATGTGGGCAAAGAATATTTCAGGGCTCTGGGCCTTGGAGCAGTGGATTTCCACTATTTCCAGCGAATGAGTAGTTGGGCGACTTGTGGGATGCGAAAAACGACTTTGGAAGCTTCAAATAGTTCcacaaaaagaagagataaacaGAATGATGGCAGTGAAGAGCATGATGATGGAGGATGCAGAATCACTGATGACAGCCCTGAGAGTTTGCCTGG GTTTCTTACtgttgaagaaaagaagaaaatagggcATCTTTGTAAACTGCTGATTGACCAAGGCCGAATCAAGTATTTACAGCAGAAAGGCTTCAGTCCTACTTTACAGTACTATACAGACCCTCTGGTGTCTTTGGAAAATGTATTGTTAACTGCTTTACCAAATCATTCTTCATCACCAGAAACAAGTGCTTAA
- the LRRC39 gene encoding leucine-rich repeat-containing protein 39 isoform X2, whose translation MWLVRIWEERVCLTKLREKVTKEDGRVILKIEKEEWKTLPSSLLKLNQLQEWQLHRIGLLKIPEFIGRFQNLIVLDLSRNTITEIPRGIGLLTRLQELILSYNRIKTVPMELSYCASLEKLELAVNRDISDLPQELSNLLKLTHLDLSMNLFTTIPPAVLNMPALEWLDMGSNRLEQLPDTIERMQNLHTLWLQRNEITCLPETISSMKNLSTLVLSNNKLQDIPVCMEKMTNLRFVNFRDNPLKLEVTLPPSENIEEEEERELFGLQFMHTYIQESRRAGNQVNCSTTSPNSTDADG comes from the exons ATGTG GCTAGTGCGAATCTGGGAAGAACGAGTATGCTTAACCAAGCTAAGAGAAAAGGTCACCAAGGAAGATGGAAGAGtcattttaaagatagaaaaagagGAATGGAAG ACTCTCCCTTCTTCTCTACTAAAACTGAATCAGCTACAGGAATGGCAACTTCATAGAATTGGCTTGCTGAAAATTCCTGAATTCATTGGGAGGTTCCAGAACCTTATTGTGTTAGATTTATCTCGAAACACAATTACTGAGATACCTCGAGGAATTG GACTGCTCACTAGACTTCAGGAACTGATTCTTAGTTACAACAGAATCAAAACTGTCCCCATGGAACTAAGTTACTGTGCCAGCTTGGAGAAACTTGAACTTGCTGTTAACAGAGACATAAGTGATCTTCCACAAGAG CTCAGCAATTTGTTAAAGCTTACTCACCTTGATTTGAGTATGAACCTCTTTACTACAATCCCTCCTGCTGTGTTGAACATGCCTGCCCTTGAGTGGCTTGATATGGGAAGCAACAGACTTGAACAACTTCCTGACACTATAGAAAg AATGCAAAATCTACATACATTATGGCTGCAACGGAATGAAATAACATGCTTGCCAGAAACAATCAGCAGTATGAAAAATCTGAGTACTCTTGTTCTCAGCAACAATAAACTGCAAGATATTCCAGTGTGTATGGAAAAGATGACCAATCTAAG GTTTGTCAACTTCCGAGACAACCCATTGAAACTGGAAGTAACACTTCCTCCCAGTGAAAAcatagaagaggaagaggaacgGGAATTATTCGGCCTTCAGtttatgcacacatatatacaggaGTCACGGAGAGCAG GTAACCAAGTCAACTGCTCGACTACTTCCCCAAACTCCACAGATGCTGATGGATAG
- the LRRC39 gene encoding leucine-rich repeat-containing protein 39 isoform X1: MSENVVSTGAVNAVKEVWEKRIKKLNEDLKREKEFQQKLVRIWEERVCLTKLREKVTKEDGRVILKIEKEEWKTLPSSLLKLNQLQEWQLHRIGLLKIPEFIGRFQNLIVLDLSRNTITEIPRGIGLLTRLQELILSYNRIKTVPMELSYCASLEKLELAVNRDISDLPQELSNLLKLTHLDLSMNLFTTIPPAVLNMPALEWLDMGSNRLEQLPDTIERMQNLHTLWLQRNEITCLPETISSMKNLSTLVLSNNKLQDIPVCMEKMTNLRFVNFRDNPLKLEVTLPPSENIEEEEERELFGLQFMHTYIQESRRAGNQVNCSTTSPNSTDADG, translated from the exons ATGTCAGAAAATGTGGTTAGTACTGGGGCTGTCAATGCTGTAAAGGAAGtttgggaaaaaagaataaagaaactcAATGAAGACCTGAAGCGAGAGAAGGAATTCCAACAAAA GCTAGTGCGAATCTGGGAAGAACGAGTATGCTTAACCAAGCTAAGAGAAAAGGTCACCAAGGAAGATGGAAGAGtcattttaaagatagaaaaagagGAATGGAAG ACTCTCCCTTCTTCTCTACTAAAACTGAATCAGCTACAGGAATGGCAACTTCATAGAATTGGCTTGCTGAAAATTCCTGAATTCATTGGGAGGTTCCAGAACCTTATTGTGTTAGATTTATCTCGAAACACAATTACTGAGATACCTCGAGGAATTG GACTGCTCACTAGACTTCAGGAACTGATTCTTAGTTACAACAGAATCAAAACTGTCCCCATGGAACTAAGTTACTGTGCCAGCTTGGAGAAACTTGAACTTGCTGTTAACAGAGACATAAGTGATCTTCCACAAGAG CTCAGCAATTTGTTAAAGCTTACTCACCTTGATTTGAGTATGAACCTCTTTACTACAATCCCTCCTGCTGTGTTGAACATGCCTGCCCTTGAGTGGCTTGATATGGGAAGCAACAGACTTGAACAACTTCCTGACACTATAGAAAg AATGCAAAATCTACATACATTATGGCTGCAACGGAATGAAATAACATGCTTGCCAGAAACAATCAGCAGTATGAAAAATCTGAGTACTCTTGTTCTCAGCAACAATAAACTGCAAGATATTCCAGTGTGTATGGAAAAGATGACCAATCTAAG GTTTGTCAACTTCCGAGACAACCCATTGAAACTGGAAGTAACACTTCCTCCCAGTGAAAAcatagaagaggaagaggaacgGGAATTATTCGGCCTTCAGtttatgcacacatatatacaggaGTCACGGAGAGCAG GTAACCAAGTCAACTGCTCGACTACTTCCCCAAACTCCACAGATGCTGATGGATAG
- the TRMT13 gene encoding tRNA:m(4)X modification enzyme TRM13 homolog isoform X1, producing MAAAALTPHGTVFPEEGRCGYFVEKKKRFCRMVVAAGKRFCGEHAGASEEENARKRILCPLDPKHTVYEDRLAKHLKKCNSREKPKPDFFIQDINAGLKDETEIPDQLVPISSLSEEQLENLIKKLRKASEGLNCTLKDQIMSHPALHDALNDPKNGDSAAKHLKQQASILGNIENLKLLGPRRCFVEFGAGKGKLSHWVDIALKDAEKVHFILVEKVTTRFKVDGKHRKKNSVFERLQIDIQHLCLNKIPLLSKEKLPVVGIGKHLCGVATDLALRCLVETYAASCEERNEEPLAKRIKNDKTEKEINTLAKEGNEKNIPEKWTPVAGIVIALCCHHRCDWRHYVGKEYFRALGLGAVDFHYFQRMSSWATCGMRKTTLEASNSSTKRRDKQNDGSEEHDDGGCRITDDSPESLPGFLTVEEKKKIGHLCKLLIDQGRIKYLQQKGFSPTLQYYTDPLVSLENVLLTALPNHSSSPETSA from the exons ATGGCGGCCGCTGCGCTGACGCCGCATGGAACTGTCTTTCCAGAAGAGGGGCGATGCGGTTATTTTGTGGAAAAGAAGAAGCGGTTCTGCAGGATGGTGGTGGCAGCCGGAAAAAGGTTCTGTGGTGAACACGCTGGAGCCTCGGAG GAAGAAAATGCTCGGAAAAGAATTCTGTGTCCTTTAGATCCAAAACA cACAGTATATGAAGATCGACTAGCAAAGCATCTGAAAAAGTGTAACTCAAGAGAGAAGCCGAAACCT gACTTCTTTATTCAAGATATTAATGCAGGTTTAAAAGATGAAACCGAAATACCAGATCAATTG GTTCCAATTTCGTCTCTCTCTGAAGAGCAGCTGGAAAACTTaattaagaaattgagaaaagcAAGTGAAG gtttgaactgcacacTTAAAGATCAAATTATGTCCCATCCAGCATTGCATGATGCCCTTAATGACCCTAAAAATGGTGATTCTGCAGCCAAACATCTGAAACAGCAG GCTTCTATTTTAGGTAACATTGAAAATTTAAAGTTACTTGGTCCAAGAAGATGCTTTGTTGAATTTGGAGCAGGAAAGGGAAAATTATCTCATTGGGTTGATATTGCCTTAAAAGATGCTGAAAAAGTTCACTTCATCCTAGTAGAAAAGGTGACCACAAGATTCAAG GTAGATggcaaacacagaaagaaaaattcagtgTTTGAAAGACTTCAAATCGATATTCAACATTTGTGTTTGA ACAAGATTCCTTTgctaagcaaagaaaaactacCTGTTGTAGGAATTGGAAAGCATCTGTGTGGTGTGGCAACAG ATCTTGCATTACGATGTTTGGTTGAAACCTATGCTGCCAGTTGTGAGGAAAGGAATGAAGAACCTTTAGCCAAACGCATAAAgaatgataaaacagaaaaagaaattaacactttggccaaggaaggaaatgaaaaaaatatcccAGAGAAGTGGACCCCTGTGGCTGGCATTGTTATTGCACTCTGTTGTCACCACAGGTGTGATTGGAGACATTATGTGGGCAAAGAATATTTCAGGGCTCTGGGCCTTGGAGCAGTGGATTTCCACTATTTCCAGCGAATGAGTAGTTGGGCGACTTGTGGGATGCGAAAAACGACTTTGGAAGCTTCAAATAGTTCcacaaaaagaagagataaacaGAATGATGGCAGTGAAGAGCATGATGATGGAGGATGCAGAATCACTGATGACAGCCCTGAGAGTTTGCCTGG GTTTCTTACtgttgaagaaaagaagaaaatagggcATCTTTGTAAACTGCTGATTGACCAAGGCCGAATCAAGTATTTACAGCAGAAAGGCTTCAGTCCTACTTTACAGTACTATACAGACCCTCTGGTGTCTTTGGAAAATGTATTGTTAACTGCTTTACCAAATCATTCTTCATCACCAGAAACAAGTGCTTAA